In Schizosaccharomyces osmophilus chromosome 2, complete sequence, the following proteins share a genomic window:
- the pku80 gene encoding Ku domain helicase (XRCC5-like protein) Pku80-like yields MSDKECTVFVIDLGADMGGCHHGRQRTDLELALSYFQDQISRKLLLNRKTDVVGIVTFKCDETKNDLAEQEAYWNINVMYPIQTSLFTKMQYVKSRLVPNRTMQGDLISAIVVSFDIIARFCKKNKWKKNMVVLTGARGIFDFSDYLGIAEQMVQHEVRLSLLGIDFDDPNTQTFEYSKDPEKKENERQLRHFVDSCKGTVLVFQDVEKRIGEPLVHRVRPVSVFKGSLTIGNDGENEASVTMHVERYPRTRATKPPTSSAFNAGSKLPKEDEKQEQFSSSQEKPWESNAISTVRSYVVRDSQTNEVFEVDRKDLESGYSYGRTIVPISRSDEDILALETKAGYEVMGFIPKASLPCYYTISESNIIIPRGDETNKQRFSSFVQSLEREHRYALARYVPKERGSPILLVLMPYVESKKHYLVDVQLPFAEDVRPYQFPDLEELSDPQEKQRLDEAMNHYVDNMDLDSSECPFQPKFEPENTYSAVPHRLFQVITHYAEFPNEKLPSPPEYVVRYTNPPANMLDNCSKDLDVISETLSVIQPSEPKYASQETALDSGAPISEQEIDELLNAGIDEQEEKALILHVSEKDPVGTFTEILKNPFGLEDALSEMEGVIRRLVAKEENNLALLSLQALRVHSILEDEADRYNKYIKRLQTDVSEGVLPRNDDALSRITSDLAPIQHEELMKARPPESSE; encoded by the exons ATGAGCGACAAGGAATGTACAGTTTTTGTCATCGATTTGGGCGCTGACATGGGCGGCTGCCACCATGGCAGACAACGCACAGACCTAGAGTTGGCTTTGTCGTATTTTCAGGACCAAATCTCGCGCAAG CTTTTGCTGAACAGGAAAACTGATGTAGTTGGAATTGTGACATTCAAATGCGATG aaacaaaaaatgacTTGGCGGAGCAAGAAGCTTACTGGAATATTAATGTTATGTATCCAATTCAGAC GTCGTTGTTCACAAAAATGCAATATGTGAAAAGCAGGCTCGTACCCAACAGAACAATGCAGGGAGATTTGATATCTGCAATTGTTGTGTCGTTTGATATTATCGCTcgattttgcaaaaaaaataaatggaagaaaaacatgGTCGTCCTTACTGGCGCACGAGGGATTTTTGACTTTAGCGATTATTTGGGAATTGCTGAGCAAATGGTACAGCATGAAGTCCGATTAAGCTTACTAGGAATTGATTTTGACGATCCGAATACTCAGACTTTCGAGTATTCCAAAGACCCggagaagaaagagaatgaGCGACAGTTGAGGCATTTTGTCGATAGCTGTAAAGGAACCGTCCTCGTCTTTCAGGATGTAGAAAAACGCATAGGAGAGCCCTTGGTACATCGGGTTCGACCTGTAAGTGTGTTTAAAGGATCACTAACCATCGGCAATGATGGCGAAAACGAAGCTTCTGTAACTATGCATGTAGAACGATATCCGAGGACACGTGCTACAAAACCTCCTACTTCAAGTGCCTTTAATGCTGGTtcaaagcttccaaaagaggatgaaaagcaagagcAATTCTCATCTTCGCAGGAAAAGCCATGGGAATCTAATGCTATATCAACGGTTCGCTCATACGTCGTCCGAGATTCTCAAACAAATGAGGTTTTTGAAGTGGATAGAAAGGATTTGGAAAGTGGTTACAGCTACGGACGCACAATTGTGCCTATAAGTCGTTCCGACGAAGATATTTTAGCATTGGAGACAAAAGCAGGTTACGAAGTTATGGGATTTATACCCAAAGCAAGTCTTCCATGCTATTATACCATTAGTGAATCAAATATCATTATTCCTAGAGGAGATGAAAcgaataaacaaagattCTCCTCTTTTGTGCAATCTTTAGAACGCGAACATAGATATGCATTGGCGAGGTATGTTCCGAAAGAAAGAGGCTCACCAATTTTACTTGTTCTTATGCCTTATGTTGAATCGAAGAAACACTATCTAGTAGATGTTCAGTTGCCCTTTGCAGAGGACGTACGGCCATATCAATTTCCAGACCTTGAAGAACTGTCTGACCCTCAAGAGAAGCAACGACTAGATGAAGCTATGAACCACTACGTTGACAACATGGACTTAGACTCTTCCGAATGCCCTTTTCAACCAAAGTTTGAGCCAGAAAATACGTATAGCGCTGTACCCCATCGACTGTTTCAAGTAATAACCCATTACGCTGAGTTTccaaacgaaaaattaCCATCTCCACCGGAATATGTAGTTCGTTATACTAATCCTCCGGCGAATATGCTTGATAATTGCTCTAAGGACTTGGATGTTATTTCTGAAACATTGTCTGTTATACAGCCCTCGGAACCCAAATATGCTTCACAGGAAACAGCATTGGATAGCGGCGCCCCTATATCTGAGCAAGAGATTGATGAGCTATTAAATGCCGGTATTGATGAacaggaagaaaaagcattgATTTTACATGTTAGTGAAAAGGACCCTGTGGGAACATTTACGGAAATTCTGAAAAATCCATTTGGGCTGGAAGATGCTCTTTCTGAAATGGAGGGCGTCATACGAAGGCTAGttgcaaaggaagaaaataatttagCATTACTGTCTTTACAAGCCTTGCGTGTTCATTCAATTTTAGAGGATGAAGCAGATCGCTATAATAAGTATATTAAACGATTACAAACAGATGTATCAGAAGGCGTCTTGCCAAGGAACGATGATGCTTTGTCTAGGATTACTTCAGATCTCGCTCCAATTCAGCATGAGGAGCTAATGAAGGCTCGTCCTCCTGAATCAAGTGAATGA
- a CDS encoding TPR domain protein, DNAJC7 family, with translation MTEVESKHVETSMSDKATAEQIAEEQKALGNDFYRKKNFSEAIKAYTSAIELGTGTAKGVYYSNRAAAYMLMGEFELALSDAKQSDRYNGNVPKTQARIRQALEGLSVLNEAEVYLKNKQGGLALNALDRLHRRLDSAAKPPALWSYLEARVYICQNDLSQAQKIALGFLRENPRNVEALVLRGQVLYYSGENAKAVTHFQEALKLDPDCASAKTFFKRVRSLENTKSQGNDAFKQGKLDEAYELYSKALGIDGENKFTNAKLYMNRATVLLKLKKPEEALKDSDNALEIDSGYVKGLKTRAKAHEALEQWEDAVQDIQSAINLDAGDSSLRQELHRLQLEFKKSQRKDHYKILGVSKEASDTEIKKAYRKMALVYHPDKNAGDEKAEAKFKEVGEAYGILSDPESRRRYDSGADLEGGMGAESAGMDPFDILRAYQGGGGFPGGGFHSGGGFPGGGGFYSQGFSSGGYPGFSNFQF, from the coding sequence ATGACAGAAGTGGAAAGCAAGCATGTTGAAACATCAATGAGTGATAAAGCAACTGCGGAGCAAATCGCAGAAGAGCAAAAGGCATTGGGAAATGATTTTTatcgaaagaagaattttaGTGAAGCAATTAAGGCTTACACCTCTGCTATCGAGCTTGGAACGGGTACCGCCAAAGGTGTCTACTATTCGAATAGAGCAGCAGCTTACATGCTCATGGGAGAGTTTGAATTGGCATTAAGTGATGCCAAGCAATCTGACCGTTATAATGGTAATGTCCCCAAAACGCAGGCTCGTATTCGCCAAGCTTTGGAAGGATTATCCGTACTTAATGAAGCTGAGGTTTActtgaaaaacaagcaagGTGGTTTAGCACTTAATGCTTTGGACCGCTTACATCGCCGTCTCGATAGTGCCGCCAAGCCCCCAGCATTATGGTCGTACTTGGAAGCCCGTGTGTATATTTGTCAAAATGATTTGAGTCAAGCGCAGAAGATTGCCCTAGGATTCCTTCGCGAGAACCCTAGAAATGTAGAGGCTCTAGTTTTGCGTGGTCAGGTTCTTTACTACTCAGGAGAAAATGCCAAGGCAGTTACTCATTTTCAAGAAGCGCTGAAGTTAGATCCTGATTGTGCTTCGGCTAAGACATTTTTCAAACGCGTTCGTTCACTTGAAAACACCAAATCCCAAGGTAATGATGCGTTTAAGCAAGGTAAACTTGATGAAGCTTACGAGCTGTATTCTAAAGCCCTTGGCATTGACGgggaaaataaatttacaAACGCCAAACTGTACATGAACCGTGCCACTGTGCTTTTGAAGTTGAAAAAGCCAGAGGAGGCTCTTAAGGACAGTGATAATGCTTTAGAGATTGATTCTGGTTACGTTAAGGGTCTCAAGACTCGTGCCAAAGCTCACGAGGCTTTAGAGCAATGGGAGGATGCTGTACAGGACATCCAAAGTGCGATTAATTTGGATGCAGGCGACTCTTCTTTGCGTCAAGAGCTCCATCGTCTGCAACTAGAATTTAAAAAGTCACAACGTAAAGATCACTATAAGATTCTAGGTGTGTCTAAGGAGGCTTCGGATACTGAAATTAAGAAGGCTTATCGGAAAATGGCACTTGTTTATCACCCCGATAAGAATGCTGGTGATGAGAAGGCTGAAGCTAAATTCAAAGAAGTTGGTGAAGCTTATGGCATTTTATCTGATCCCGAAAGCAGACGCCGCTATGACTCTGGTGCTGACCTAGAAGGTGGTATGGGTGCAGAAAGCGCTGGTATGGACCCCTTTGACATCCTTCGTGCATACCAAGGTGGAGGTGGTTTCCCTGGCGGTGGCTTCCACAGTGGTGGAGGCTTCCCTGGCGGCGGCGGCTTCTATTCTCAAGGATTTAGCTCTGGAGGCTACCCGGGCTTTAGCAATTTCCAATtctaa
- the spn3 gene encoding mitotic septin Spn3, producing the protein MRTAKKTSKKGVPFNLLVVGDAGLGRTAFVNTLCEKPLIRKDNTNFDPSLAASMSPVEVVPYQTDIVLEDGYRISLTVLDTPHFNEAIDNENNFDIILQYLESQYDNVLEEETRIKRNAKFSDERVHALIYFISPTGHGLRELDIELMKRLAPRVNVIPVIAKADSLTAEELKATKQMILDDIAYYHIPVYNFPYDEEEDEESLVSLSKSLRSKMPFAIVSSDRLIEIGGNTIRGRAYPWGVVDVDNPSHSDFLALRSAIFSTHLEDLQSITNNQLYESYRTEKLSASHLAMDSSYSDPSSGGNQQDQVLREDRLRAIELSVQREIEEKRRQLLAREEALRALEEKIAASTAAMANTSVSTLPSADNSASQS; encoded by the exons atGCGAACGGCTAAGAAAACATCTAAAAAGGGAGTTCCCTTCAATTTGCTCGTCGTTGGAGATGCTGGTTTGGGTAGGACGGCTTTTGTGAACACTTTATGTGAAAAACCATTGATTAGAAAAGACAATACCAACTTTGATCCTTCATTGGCGGCTTCAATGTCTCCAGTGGAAGTCGTTCCCTATCAGACTG ATATTGTATTGGAGGATGGATATAGAATCAGCTTGACAGTTCTTGACACTCCTCATTTTAATGAAGCTATCgataatgaaaataattttgatATTATTCTTCAATACCTTGAAAGTCAATACGACAATGtcttggaagaagaaacacgGATTAAGAGAAACGCCAAGTTTAGTGATGAA CGCGTTCATGCTctcatttattttatctCCCCTACAGGCCATGGCCTTAGAGAATTAGATATCGAATTGATGAAGCGACTTGCACCTCGGGTAAATGTGATTCCTGTGATTGCAAAGGCAGATTCTTTGACAGCTGAAGAACTTAAAGCAACAAAGCAAATGATCCTTGACGATATTGCATATTATCATATTCCTGTGTATAACTTTCCttatgatgaagaagaagatgaagagtCCCTGGTTTCTTTGAGCAAGAGTTTGCGTTCGAAAATGCCTTTTGCAATAGTCAGTTCCGATCGCTTGATTGAAATTGGTGGGAACACAATCCGTGGACGTGCCTACCCTTGGGGTGTAGTCGATGTCGACAATCCTTCTCATTCAGACTTTTTAGCTTTGCGTTCTGCCATTTTTTCCACTCACTTAGAAGACTTGCAGTCGATCACCAACAACCAGCTGTACGAATCATATCGTACCGAAAAACTGTCTGCCTCGCATCTGGCAATGGATAGTTCTTATAGTGATCCTAGTTCCGGTGGTAATCAGCAAGACCAAGTTTTGCGAGAAGATAGATTACGGGCAATTGAATTGTCCGTGCAACGTGAAATAGAAGAGAAACGGCGCCAGTTATTAGCACGCGAAGAAGCACTGAGAGCTTTGGAAGAGAAGATTGCTGCCTCTACTGCAGCAATGGCAAACACAAGCGTTTCGACTCTTCCTTCCGCTGACAATTCTGCTTCTCAATCCTGA
- a CDS encoding trans-2-enoyl-CoA reductase: MYPISLASERYGETLTRKAWVYSSPGEPQKVLRLVNGFPGFRNEYLKPDDVIVDVVAVSVNPVDYKLMRTYQLVHKAMQKPPVIPGFDFAGKVVSTGTSVTGLKVGDRVWGKQSLALQKNRGGTLTNQVLTGVNCLHTIPDSISFNDAAAFGTAGLTAWEGLVEHMHVKPGQKVVILGGSGGVGTFAIQIAKALGVEVTSISSTTNLQLCKSLGATHAIDYKVDDVVARLAETGPYDYVFDLINDNGLYNAASKFLKHGGAFYGIASDISLGYMGSVISRKLRPKLFGGSSHAYHDFLEQAKPETIKAFSGFIATNKIETVIDSVYSFDHALDAFERVASHRSQGNVIVTVG, encoded by the exons ATGTATCCTA TATCCCTAGCTAGTGAAAGATATGGAGAGACCCTTACAAGAAAAGCTTGGGTCTACAGTAGTCCCGGAGAACCACAGAAAGTTCTTAGGCTTGTCAATGGGTTTCCCGGTTTTAGAAATGAATATCTAAAACCTGACGATGTTATTGTCGATGTCGTGGCTGTGAGCGTTAATCCGGTTGATTACAAACTTATGCGAACATACCAATTAGTACATAAGGCAATGCAAAAACCGCCTGTCATTCCTGGCTTCGACTTTGCTGGAAAGGTCGTTAGTACAGGCACCAGCGTTACCGGCTTGAAAGTAGGCGATCGTGTTTGGGGGAAACAGTCCTTAGCCCTCCAAAAGAATAGAGGAGGAACACTCACGAATCAAGTTCTTACTGGTGTTAATTGTTTACATACTATACCTGATTCCATTAGCTTCAATGATGCTGCCGCTTTTGGCACTGCCGGTCTCACTGCTTGGGAGGGCTTGGTCGAACACATGCACGTTAAACCTGGACAAAAGGTAGTCATTCTTGGAGGTAGTGGTGGTGTCGGAACTTTTGCTATTCAAATTGCAAAAGCCCTCGGCGTGGAAGTAACCAGCATTAGCTCAACAACAAATTTACAATTGTGCAAGTCTTTAGGAGCTACTCATGCGATTGATTACAAGGTCGACGACGTTGTTGCCAGGCTGGCTGAGACCGGTCCCTACGATTACGTTTTTGACCTGATTAATGACAATGGTCTGTACAACGCAGCctccaaatttttgaagcaCGGAGGGGCTTTTTACGGTATCGCAAGTGATATTTCTCTGGGATATATGGGTAGTGTTATATCCCGCAAACTAAGACCTAAATTATTTGGCGGTAGCTCCCATGCTTACCATGATTTTCTTGAGCAAGCGAAGCCGGAAACAATTAAAGCGTTTTCTGGTTTTATCGCtacaaataaaatagaGACCGTTATTGATAGCGTTTACAGTTTCGACCATGCTCTTGATGCCTTCGAACGCGTGGCTAGTCACCGCTCCCAAGGAAACGTAATTGTCACGGTCGGTTAA
- a CDS encoding mitochondrial CH-OH group oxidoreductase: MESIDKTATKAAWVYNTSGPVRDVLKLDKEFPSETSEDFKPDDILVDVVAMSINPIDYKLMQTYKMLLKLMFKFPVIPGLDFAGKIVATGPDVRGLKVGDHVWGKQAVARYRSQGGTLTTRILTDTKCVYPLPDSISFNDAAGFGVAGITAWEGLVEAMHVKPGQRVVILGGSGGVGTFAIQIAKALGVEVTSISSTTNLQLCKSLGATHTIDYKSEDVVARLGETGPYDYVFDLINDNGLYNASSKFLKPDGAFYGIAGDVSLGYMGSAISRKLRPKVLGGSSHAYHNYLLKAEPKTIKEFAEFVSENGIKTVTDSLYNFDHALAAFDRLTSHRAKGKIIVKMD; the protein is encoded by the coding sequence ATGGAGTCAATTGACAAGACAGCCACTAAAGCCGCTTGGGTTTATAACACCAGTGGACCAGTCCGAGATGTCCTTAAACTTGATAAAGAGTTCCCAAGCGAAACCAGCGAAGATTTTAAGCCTGACGACATTCTGGTAGATGTTGTAGCTATGAGCATCAATCCCATTGATTACAAGCTCATGCAAACATATAAAATGTTGCTCAAGCTTATGTTTAAATTTCCTGTCATTCCTGGCCTTGACTTTGCAGGAAAGATCGTGGCTACGGGTCCTGACGTTAGGGGTTTGAAAGTAGGTGATCATGTTTGGGGAAAACAGGCCGTAGCCCGTTACCGTTCCCAAGGAGGAACACTCACGACTCGGATTCTTACTGATACCAAATGCGTATATCCTCTTCCTGACTCGATTAGCTTCAATGATGCTGCTGGCTTTGGCGTCGCTGGCATCACTGCTTGGGAGGGCTTGGTCGAAGCCATGCACGTTAAGCCTGGACAAAGGGTAGTCATCCTTGGAGGTAGCGGTGGTGTAGGAACTTTTGCTATTCAAATTGCAAAAGCCCTCGGCGTGGAAGTGACCAGCATTAGCTCAACAACAAATTTACAATTGTGCAAGTCTTTAGGAGCTACTCATACGATTGATTACAAGTCCGAAGACGTCGTTGCCAGGTTAGGTGAGACCGGTCCCTACGATTACGTTTTTGACTTGATTAATGACAATGGTCTGTACAACGCATCctctaaatttttgaagccGGATGGCGCTTTTTACGGTATTGCAGGTGATGTTTCTCTGGGTTATATGGGTAGCGCTATATCACGCAAATTGAGACCCAAAGTTTTGGGTGGCAGCTCCCATGCTTACCATAATTATTTGCTTAAGGCGGAACCGAAAACTATTAAAGAGTTTGCCGAGTTTGTTAGCGAAAACGGAATTAAAACCGTTACTGATAGCCTTTACAATTTCGACCATGCCCTTGCTGCTTTTGATCGGTTGACTTCTCATCGTGCTAAGGGAAAGATTATCGTTAAGATGGATTAA
- the thp1 gene encoding uracil DNA N-glycosylase Thp1, producing MKVDQEVVNNEKELLISREGYDSVETGSIEESNIRKLRKRSNTSTFAESLKKFRYPIESAVPEGSKLKENVCEELNADLSNDEKNELQKSTFQVKKGKCDRNALELDKESHTKGATRKNTKKVQKDTLPQNLPGVPDHICENPYAILVGLNPGLTSSLRGHAYASPSNSFWKMMNKSGILEEGIEFTYENDQDLPAHGLGITNICARPSASGADLSKEEFREGALILEEKVRQFRPRVGLFISGKGIWEEMYKATTGNKRLPKEFQFGWQSETFGGSRVFVAISSSGRAAGYTSARKQELWNQFAKDVNLAREFDQRNR from the coding sequence ATGAAAGTAGATCAAGAAGTagtaaataatgaaaaagagctATTGATATCAAGAGAAGGATATGATTCTGTGGAAACTGGCAGCATAGAAGAGTCGAATATCAGAAAACTGAGGAAGCGTTCAAATACATCGACGTTTGCAGaatctttgaaaaagtttcgATACCCTATAGAAAGCGCTGTACCTGAAGGATcaaaactaaaagaaaatgtgTGTGAGGAACTCAATGCCGATCTTTCAAATgacgaaaagaatgaattacaaaaatccACTTTTCAAGTGAAGAAGGGAAAGTGTGATCGGAATGCTTTGGAATTAGATAAAGAATCTCATACGAAGGGGGCAACCAgaaagaatacaaaaaaagttcaaaagGATACTTTGCCCCAGAATTTGCCTGGTGTCCCCGATCATATATGTGAAAATCCTTATGCTATTCTAGTTGGCCTGAATCCTGGGTTAACTTCTTCTTTACGAGGACATGCGTATGCTTCACCGAGCAATTCCTTTTGGAAGATGATGAACAAGAGCGGTATTTTAGAAGAAGGTATCGAATTTACGTACGAGAACGATCAAGATCTTCCAGCCCATGGTTTAGGAATTACAAACATATGTGCTCGACCATCAGCTAGCGGTGCAGATTTAAGCAAGGAAGAATTCCGCGAGGGTGCTTTAAtattggaagaaaaggttCGTCAATTTCGTCCAAGAGTTGGCCTCTTCATATCCGGAAAAGGGATTTGGGAGGAGATGTACAAGGCTACCACTGGAAACAAGCGGcttccaaaagaatttcaaTTTGGTTGGCAAAGTGAGACCTTTGGAGGTTCTCGTGTATTTGTGGCTATTAGCTCAAGTGGACGGGCTGCTGGATACACTAGCGCTCGGAAGCAAGAACTTTGGAATCAGTTTGCTAAGGATGTAAACCTTGCTCGTGAGTTTGATCAAAGGAATCGGTAA
- the ppr7 gene encoding mitochondrial PPR repeat protein Ppr7, which yields MQRYQTSVLSAWFRHVRSQQAVSVSWRYHLNSKYWHSTPFPFSSNDMHPNLLLTKTPKPLADGQSTNIRSSAHFEPSGLAHFLSKYPFFQKTNHEDVPELVQKMEILSYYVLHAPSLRQFSKNEKKEFQQWVYKYMTDLITESSTLSFRVYQNLSPLALTYVTGLWTKIAREKNLHEFLNMILHRFLENFTASDPPHTACMYSIMKSSCWCHSSLSNSLKLLYFKSLMLYHLQHPNLPIPQETLYTLKKAIFPKKLDSTHMVPISFPYDLQLKHVFDFLSQMAASSNETFWANQLSRLWIDAGVGPLPKHSFVSIIQLYSKHGLIKKMQNLLNARDHTQYLYDHRVLSAFNNCFARTVDPLSIHLTIKYWTSNFAKHYEMYLPYIYKFCMHSFLKEKEFQKAIFFFTKIPQKYLMEVIVAQLLKALTGARQFHEVLSIFHTYYSGDTLLLLKNQKILKMARKPSRYVLDIRPKSLDASPTASTALAVAICYMLNNATEVYKILAAALSYSEKRVPFHCKSYHVLFNGVLKLPYTSHELVIQSFCLLKLRRKIYLEQRTEFYSVLLSYFVSIGDFPHALQVIHILSRKRNGFTIHTWNWWLLSLLQLKLYDRVVRAYCEFQRSKIHPNERTIEIMSMLPGAYQYKLKELKLKG from the coding sequence atgcaaaGGTACCAAACATCCGTACTTTCTGCATGGTTTCGGCATGTACGTTCCCAGCAAGCTGTATCAGTTTCTTGGAGATACCACCTTAACAGCAAGTATTGGCATAGCACACCTTTCCCATTTTCTAGTAATGATATGCATCCCAACCTTTTGTTGACAAAAACTCCCAAACCGCTAGCTGATGGACAATCTACGAATATTAGATCTTCAGCTCACTTTGAGCCAAGCGGACTTGCTCATTTCCTCTCAAAATACcctttcttccaaaaaacgAATCATGAGGATGTGCCTGAGCTTGTCcaaaaaatggaaattcTGAGTTATTATGTGTTACATGCCCCATCTCTGCGgcaattttctaaaaacgaaaagaaagaatttcaaCAGTGGGTTTATAAATACATGACCGACTTGATAACAGAATCATCTACATTAAGCTTCAGAGTTTACCAAAATCTCAGTCCTTTGGCCTTGACTTATGTAACCGGGCTTTGGACAAAAATCGCCAGGGAGAAGAATTTACATGAATTCCTTAACATGATTTTACATCGTTTTTTAGAGAACTTTACGGCCTCGGATCCACCACATACAGCTTGCATGTATTcaataatgaaaagtaGTTGCTGGTGCCACTCGTCGTTATCAAATAGTTTGAAATTACTATACTTCAAGTCTTTGATGCTTTATCATTTGCAGCATCCGAATTTACCGATTCCGCAGGAGACGCTGTACACATTAAAAAAAGCCATTTTTCCCAAGAAACTAGATTCTACACACATGGttccaatttcttttccctaTGATTTACAACTTAAACATGtttttgactttctttctcaaatgGCGGCTTCTAGTAATGAAACCTTTTGGGCAAATCAATTAAGCAGATTATGGATCGACGCTGGCGTGGGTCCATTACCAAAGCactcttttgtttctattaTCCAGTTATATTCAAAACACGGacttataaaaaagatgcAGAACCTACTTAATGCCCGTGATCATACTCAGTATCTCTACGACCACCGCGTTTTGTCAGCGTTTAACAACTGCTTTGCTAGAACTGTTGACCCGCTCTCCATCCATCTCACAATAAAATATTGGACTAGCAATTTTGCAAAACATTATGAAATGTACTTACCGTACATTTACAAGTTTTGCatgcattcttttctaaaagaaaaagaattccaGAAGgcaatcttcttttttacaaaaatacCCCAAAAGTATCTGATGGAAGTTATTGTAGCTCAGTTACTAAAAGCACTTACTGGTGCTCGACAATTTCATGAAGTGCTGTCCATTTTTCACACTTATTATTCTGGTGATACATTATTGTTGTTGAAGAACCAGAAAATATTAAAGATGGCTCGCAAACCTTCACGGTATGTATTAGATATTCGCCCGAAGTCCTTAGATGCTTCTCCCACGGCTAGTACAGCATTGGCAGTAGCCATTTGTTATATGCTGAACAATGCAACGGAAGTTTACAAAATACTGGCAGCAGCTCTCTCATATTCAGAGAAAAGGGTGCCGTTTCATTGTAAATCCTACCATGTGTTATTCAATGGTGTGCTGAAGTTGCCATATACGAGTCACGAATTAGTGATTCAgtccttttgtttgttgaagctaagaagaaaaatatatttgGAACAGAGAACTGAATTTTATAGTGTTCTGCTTTCGTATTTCGTTTCTATAGGTGATTTTCCTCATGCGCTTCAAGTAATACATATCCTGTCGcggaaaagaaatgggTTTACTATACACACATGGAATTGGTGGCTCTTATCCTTACTACAATTAAAGCTTTACGATCGAGTAGTTCGTGCTTATTGTGAATTTCAACGTTCCAAGATTCATCCTAACGAACGCACTATTGAAATCATGTCAATGCTACCCGGTGCTTACCAGTACAAATTGAAGGAACTGAAGTTGAAGGGATAG